AGGAAGACGGCGGGGGTGCGGCTGGCCTCGGCCACGTGGGCGTGGCGGACCAGGGCGTGGAAGCCCCTTCCGGTGGCGCGGTCGCCGAAGAACACCGGGCCGGGGCGGCGGCGCAGCTCGGCGAAGGCGGCGGCGCGGGCGGGGGCGGGCAGCCGCCAGAAGCCGGGGTCGGCGAGGTCGGCGAGGTCGGCGAGGTCGGCCTGGTCCGCGCGGGCGACTTGGTCGGCGGGGCCCTGCGTGGCGTCCGTCGGCGTCTCCAAGGTCGGACCTCCCTGCTACTGGACGGCATCGTTCCGACATGTACGGAACGAACGGGCAAACCGCACGTGCCGGCCTGCGCACATTTAGTGATCAGGCGGTGACCACTTGTCAAGCTGCATCGATGGTCGTACGAGCAGACGTTCGGACTGGAGTGCGGGAAGGCGGCCGTCGACCCGACCTCCGGGCGAACGGCCGGGCATGGTCTCACGGGGCGGAACCGGCCAATACCGGAGGGTGCGGTACGGGCCGGGCGGGCCGGGTGCGACGATGAGTGCCATCGTGATGACCGACCGGATCCGCCAGCTGCGCGCCGTGGTCTTCGCCGCGTTGTGCGTGGCGATGGCCGCCACGGCGCACGTCGCCATGGCCGGGCCCGGGGTCTCGCCGACAGTGCTGACCGGCGCGTTCGGGGCGGTCCTCGGGCTGACCTGGCTGCTCGCCGGGAAGCGGCGCGGGCTCGGCGCGATCAGCGCCTGGATGGTCGCGGCGCAGACCGCACTGCACCTGCTGTTCGAACAGGCCGGGGCGCTCGCCCGCGGAGGCGGCGGCCTCGGCCGGCTCGCCACCACGGACTGGACGGCCCTGCTGCTCTGCAACCCGGACCGCGCGCCCGGCGGACTCTCGCCGGTCGAACTGGCCCGGATGGCGGGCATCGACCCGGACGCCCCACCGGCCACCGGCGGCCTGCACCCGATGACCGGGATGCACCACGGCACCGCGACCATGGGGCCGTCGGCCGACGCGATGGCCATGAACGGTGGCCTGTCCGGGATGGCGGGGATGCCCGGCATGACCGGCGGCACGTCCCAAGGGATGTCGCACGGCATGGCTCAGGGCATGACTCACGGCATGTCGCACGGCATGTCGCCGGGGATGGCCGCCGCCCACGTGCTGGCCGCGCTGGCTTGCGCCCTGCTGCTGTGGCGCGGCGACGCGGCACTGGTCCGGCTCTTCGAACTGCTCGGCGCCCTCGGCTCCGTCGTGACGGGGGCGCTGCTGCTCCCGCTTCTGGCGCTCTTCGCACGCCCCTTCGGCTACCGGGCCCCGACCCCGCCCCGGCCCACCGACGACCCGGCCTGCCCGCCCCGGTCGGTGCTGCTCACGCATGCCGTGGTCCGGCGCGGGCCGCCGGCCTTCGCCCTCGCCTGCTGACGCGCCCGCCGCTCCGCTCCCCCGGCCGCCACCGGCCGCCGGAACCCCGCGACGGGCAGGTCGCCCTGCCGTACGGCCGTGCCCTTCCGCCGGCGTGCCGCCAGGGCGCGGGCCCGCGTCCGCCCTCGTGCCTTCCCGCTTGACCGGGAGGTGCGACGAGCCGCGCGGCCGCCCACGGACGCCGACGGCGCCGCCCTGCGCGGGCGCCGTCCCCCGCCTTCCCCTCGGGACCTTTCCATGCCTGACTACGACGGCGCACCGGCTCGGCCCGGCGCCACCGTCCTACCGCTGCCCGGCCTGCGGGCCGCCCTCCTGCCCGGTCGCGAGCTCGGCCGACAGCCGGGCCGACAGCCTGGCCGACCACTCGGCCGAGGGCCCGTCGGCGGCGGCCGCCCGTACGTGGCCGCCCAGCTGCTCCGCCCGGGCCAGCCACTCCCGGCAGCCGGTGCAGCGCGCCACGTGCTTGTCCAGCCGGGTGTCCGGCAGACCGCTCGGTTCGCCGTCGAGCCGGGCGGACAGAGCGGTCCGGAACTGCGCACATCTCATGTGACCATCGTCTCGCACAGCGCCCGCGGCGTGACCGGCCGGGTCGGAGGACGCCGTGGATGACGAACAGCTCACCGCGCTCGCACTGACCGCCCGCTCCGGCCGCGCGGCCGACGTCGAGGCCTTCGTCCGTGCCACCCAGCGGGACGTCTGGCGCTTCGTCGCTCACCTGACCGACGTGCAGTCCGCCGACGACCTGGCGCAGGAGACCTTCCTGCGCGCGCTGCGCGGTCTGCCCGCGTTCGCCGGGCGCTCCTCGGCCCGCACCTGGCTGCTGTCGATCGCCCGGCGCACGGTGATCGACCGTTACCGGATGGCCGCCGCCCGGCCGCGCTGCGCGGCACTGCCGGACTGGCAGGAGGCGGCGGAGCGGCAGGGCGGCGCACCGGAGGCCGGGTTCGAGGACGGGGTCGCGCTCGACGACCTGCTCGACCGGGTGCCCGCCCAGCGCCGGGAGGCGTTCGTGCTCACCCAGGTGGTCGGCCTGAGCTACGCCGAGGCGGCCCAGGTCGCCGGCTGCCCGGTCGGCACCGTCCGCTCCCGGGTCGCCCGGGCCCGGGAGGAGCTGATAGCGCGGCTGCGGGCGGCGGACGCCGGGGAACTCGCGACCGCCTGCTGAGCAGGCGGGGCGGGTCGGGCGAACAAAAAACAGCTGACAGATAACAGATTTCGAAATCTGTTATCTGTCAGCTGTTATCTGTCAGCTGTCATCTGTCACCTGTCGGCCGTCACGCCACCCACCGCCCGTCGGCTGCCGCCACCACCGAAAAATTCCCCCACGTGTTCGGAACCGGAGCCCGCGCGCTTCCGACTGCTGTACCGGACGCCGCCGCCGAGGCGGTGTCCGGCACGGCGGCACCGAAACGGAGGGACTCCATGACAGCGCAACAGCCCATGACCGACACG
The genomic region above belongs to Streptomyces sp. 1331.2 and contains:
- a CDS encoding zf-HC2 domain-containing protein, whose product is MRCAQFRTALSARLDGEPSGLPDTRLDKHVARCTGCREWLARAEQLGGHVRAAAADGPSAEWSARLSARLSAELATGQEGGPQAGQR
- a CDS encoding sigma-70 family RNA polymerase sigma factor, which translates into the protein MDDEQLTALALTARSGRAADVEAFVRATQRDVWRFVAHLTDVQSADDLAQETFLRALRGLPAFAGRSSARTWLLSIARRTVIDRYRMAAARPRCAALPDWQEAAERQGGAPEAGFEDGVALDDLLDRVPAQRREAFVLTQVVGLSYAEAAQVAGCPVGTVRSRVARAREELIARLRAADAGELATAC